One Littorina saxatilis isolate snail1 linkage group LG1, US_GU_Lsax_2.0, whole genome shotgun sequence genomic window carries:
- the LOC138974898 gene encoding uncharacterized protein yields MKMSWSTVLLLCLSSASVLVSSRVVMHPHLYHNHTTWAATDTDRNVSVNLSTVYGPITEEEFLHRSTCPQRYSNRYYSQNLDQCPAADGFANLSHVATVSASPTSTIAPQPLNPSPNGPTKSISNNATFPSDTAWKSAKLTTPSHNRHETSEFPHRAKSLQVYKDESIAGERFARRVFATRRRGGSSSSGTSFLSVKRNPFKTIVSSLNNDKKVCSARPGTRMSLDLDVPGTKVRITGEYEGKGDSNDIAVDAVSTTTAEGAGNPEGNRPVDAAAASPAPPSSPGSSDRESGAPADVKGIENRPCQNVSEKKLVGVTHEVLSSLDPATESSKESVASPPASADGDLPSLDSLNDIVETIHAIFKNMHENEPWLDQVHRRVVAVHVEIMKRTLASINPSASSEIEQPLSEPKDNTERTPGRTTQRERAPAEQANAVREDLPTGEEDNAIEDDDHGLFAGDNDDICGAHGKHDGGIDDEDAGENPDSDQMVPAAVDKATAGPDHTKVSPSEEDGKNTDPDLAPPCVVDDEKAAQKLDSSTASPAAEDDEHSSTNLRCDEPSPPAADESKANHDVVNGFILPAATNDENAYLDGDTTSSSVAPSAKTPDISGLVALDVPCKENRFEAEVSGVYLVVAHPADLSLQQGARHAPPQVRIVSSQVCREVFMNVSSEVFPVSQAKRATTTELDVTSKGQWVLMAVVDLKEGDEVRVVFAGQEGGCDWVERRVRFGVILVKTD; encoded by the exons ATGAAGATGAGTTGGTCAACGGTGTTACTGTTGTGTCTGTCGTCGGCGTCGGTACTGGTCAGCTCTAGGGTCGTCATGCATCCGCATCTCTACCACAACC ACACAACATGGGCTGCAACAGACACAGATAGGAACGTATCGGTCAACTTGTCCACAGTTTACGGCCCCATCACTGAAGAGGAGTTTCTTCATAGAA GCACCTGTCCCCAAAGGTATTCAAACAGGTACTACAGCCAGAATCTTGACCAATGTCCAGCCGCGGATGGTTTTGCGAACTTGAGTCACGTAGCGACCGTATCCGCATCACCAACATCAACCATCGCCCCACAACCGCTCAATCCTAGCCCTAACGGCCCCACAAAGAGCATTTCCAACAACGCTACCTTTCCGAGTGATACAGCCTGGAAGAGCGCAAAGCTGACCACACCATCACATAACCGGCATGAAACTTCAGAATTTCCGCACAGAGCTAAGAGCCTTCAGGTTTACAAGGATGAAAGCATCGCTGGAGAGAGATTCGCACGTCGAGTCTTTGCAACAAGAAGACGAGGAGGTTCTTCAAGTTCCGGAACTTCTTTCCTATCGGTCAAGAGAAATCCGTTCAAAACGATCGTGTCCAGCTTGAACAATGACAAGAAGGTCTGTAGTGCCAGACCAGGGACGCGTATGTCCCTGGACTTGGATGTTCCAGGCACAAAAGTGCGAATTACTGGAGAGTATGAAGGAAAAGGGGATTCGAACGACATTGCCGTAGACGCGGTGTCTACCACCACAGCCGAAGGTGCCGGTAACCCTGAAGGAAACAGACCCGTGGACGCTGCTGCTGCTTCTCCTGCTCCGCCCTCCTCTCCTGGGAGCAGCGACAGGGAGTCCGGTGCTCCTGCGGATGTGAAAGGCATCGAGAATCGTCCCTGTCAGAATGTGTCCGAGAAAAAGCTTGTTGGTGTCACCCACGAGGTTTTGTCCTCTCTGGATCCAGCAACAGAGAGCAGCAAAGAATCGGTTGCGTCCCCTCCAGCCTCTGCTGATGGCGATCTCCCCTCATTGGATAGCCTGAATGATATCGTGGAGACCATTCATGCTATCTTCAAGAACATGCATGAAAATGAGCCTTGGTTGGACCAAGTTCATAGGAGGGTGGTCGCTGTACATGTAGAAATCATGAAACGCACTTTAGCTTCGATCAACCCAAGCGCTTCTTCCGAGATAGAGCAGCCTCTTTCAGAGCCGAAAGACAACACAGAGAGGACCCCAGGCAGAACCacacaaagagaaagagcaCCTGCTGAACAAGCTAACGCCGTTCGCGAAGACCTTCCCACTGGAGAAGAAGATAACGCTATTGAAGACGATGATCATGGTCTCTTTGCTGGAGACAATGATGATATTTGCGGGGCTCATGGCAAGCATGATGGTGGTATTGACGATGAAGATGCAGGAGAAAATCCAGACTCTGATCAGATGGTTCCCGCTGCTGTGGACAAGGCAACTGCTGGCCCAGATCATACAAAGGTCTCTCCCTCCGAAGAGGACGGTAAAAATACGGATCCAGATCTAGCACCACCTTGCGTTGTAGATGATGAAAAGGCTGCTCAAAAGCTCGACAGCAGTACCGCCTCACCTGCTGCCGAGGACGACGAACACTCCAGTACAAACCTAAGATGTGATGAGCCCTCTCCTCCTGCTGCGGATGAGTCAAAGGCTAATCATGATGTTGTCAACGGCTTTATCTTACCCGCTGCCACAAATGATGAAAATGCATATCTTGATGGCGATACGACATCGTCCTCCGTGGCTCCCTCAGCGAAGACACCCGACATCTCTGGTCTGGTGGCCCTGGACGTTCCCTGCAAGGAAAACCGCTTTGAAGCTGAGGTGTCGGGCGTGTACCTAGTGGTGGCTCACCCTGCTGACCTCTCCTTGCAGCAAGGAGCACGACATGCACCGCCTCAAGTCCGCATCGTGTCATCTCAAGTCTGCAGAGAGGTTTTCATGAACGTGTCTTCCGAGGTATTCCCTGTCTCCCAGGCAAAGCGTGCTACTACCACCGAGTTGGACGTCACCTCCAAGGGCCAGTGGGTTCTGATGGCTGTGGTAGACTTGAAGGAAGGGGATGAAGTTCGCGTCGTGTTTGCGGGCCAGGAGGGAGGTTGCGACTGGGTTGAAAGGCGTGTTCGCTTTGGTGTCATTCTGGTGAAAACTGACTGA